The Kroppenstedtia pulmonis genome has a segment encoding these proteins:
- a CDS encoding carbon starvation CstA family protein has product MTTPLLLTVGALGLFILGYRFYSKYLAERVFRLDSSFRTPAHEFRDDVDYLPTNKFVLWGHHFSSVAGAGPIVGPAIAVIWGWGPALLWVVLGTIFFAGMHDFGTLWASVRKKGSSVGVITHSVVGSRAKGLFLLIIFFLLLLVNAVFAVTIANLFVGFPGSVLSYWLQIPVAMGIGFLVYKRGAGLLWTSLIGLFLLFGFILLGAYFPVELPESIAGMSMTGWWVIIMLVYGAVASRLPVWLLLQPRDYINSHMLFLGLAILYLGLFVTRPEFNAPMFNTDVPPGTPSLIPLLFVTIACGAISGIHGLVASGTSSKQLNRETDSRFVGYFGAMGEGLLALIVIMATAAGFGTMGEWKEHYGTWASANGGGTAAFVTGAGNFIHHLGISPAVGTTFISIMIVAFAATSLDTSMRLQRFILAEIGEHYKVAPLKNINFSTLIAFLSCLSLAFLADPSNPGAGGMILWPLFGTTNQLTAGLSLIILTLLLWKWGRNYLVSLIPLVLVVGMTTWGMTLNVLDYIRQGNTLLVVIGVLILTLNVWLILEGLAAAKRLKTEGINPRIGA; this is encoded by the coding sequence GTGACGACACCTTTATTGTTAACAGTGGGAGCATTGGGTTTGTTTATTTTGGGCTATCGTTTTTATTCGAAATATTTAGCCGAAAGGGTTTTCCGGCTTGATTCCAGTTTTCGAACACCAGCGCATGAATTTCGGGATGATGTGGACTACCTGCCTACCAACAAATTTGTTCTTTGGGGACATCATTTTAGTTCAGTGGCAGGTGCAGGTCCCATTGTAGGTCCGGCAATTGCCGTGATATGGGGATGGGGGCCGGCTTTGTTGTGGGTTGTATTGGGTACGATTTTTTTTGCGGGGATGCATGATTTTGGGACGTTGTGGGCATCCGTCCGAAAGAAAGGAAGTTCCGTTGGTGTAATCACTCACTCTGTAGTGGGTTCTCGGGCCAAGGGTTTATTTTTGCTTATTATTTTCTTTCTGTTGTTGTTAGTCAATGCCGTATTTGCTGTGACCATTGCGAACTTGTTTGTAGGATTTCCCGGAAGTGTCTTGTCCTATTGGTTACAGATTCCTGTGGCAATGGGAATCGGGTTTTTGGTGTATAAGCGGGGAGCAGGTTTACTCTGGACTTCACTGATCGGATTGTTTCTACTGTTTGGATTTATTCTCTTGGGAGCTTATTTTCCAGTGGAACTTCCGGAAAGTATAGCGGGGATGTCTATGACCGGATGGTGGGTAATCATCATGTTGGTGTATGGGGCGGTGGCCTCTCGTCTACCGGTATGGTTGCTTCTGCAACCCCGTGACTATATTAATTCTCACATGTTGTTTCTGGGACTAGCTATTTTGTATCTTGGCTTATTTGTAACTCGTCCGGAATTTAATGCCCCGATGTTTAATACAGACGTACCTCCTGGAACTCCGTCTTTGATTCCTCTTTTGTTTGTCACCATTGCTTGTGGGGCGATTTCAGGGATTCACGGGTTGGTGGCTTCCGGAACTTCCTCGAAACAATTGAACAGGGAGACAGACAGTCGTTTTGTCGGATACTTTGGTGCTATGGGAGAGGGACTTCTCGCTTTAATCGTAATTATGGCCACTGCTGCTGGCTTTGGAACGATGGGTGAATGGAAAGAGCACTATGGAACATGGGCAAGTGCCAATGGTGGGGGTACAGCGGCTTTTGTAACCGGTGCAGGGAATTTTATCCACCACTTGGGCATCTCCCCTGCTGTGGGAACAACTTTTATTTCCATCATGATTGTTGCTTTTGCTGCTACCTCTTTGGATACATCCATGCGTTTGCAACGTTTTATCCTGGCGGAAATCGGAGAGCATTACAAAGTGGCTCCCCTGAAAAATATTAATTTTAGTACCTTGATTGCTTTTTTATCCTGCTTGTCTCTCGCTTTTTTGGCAGACCCTTCCAACCCAGGGGCCGGTGGTATGATTTTGTGGCCTCTCTTTGGAACAACCAATCAGTTGACGGCAGGCTTATCATTGATTATTTTGACCCTGTTGTTGTGGAAATGGGGACGTAATTACCTGGTATCCTTGATCCCCCTGGTGTTGGTAGTGGGAATGACTACCTGGGGTATGACTCTCAATGTGCTGGATTATATACGGCAAGGGAATACCTTGCTTGTGGTGATAGGTGTCTTAATTCTCACTTTAAATGTATGGCTCATCTTAGAAGGTTTGGCAGCGGCTAAACGGTTGAAAACCGAGGGGATTAATCCCAGGATCGGAGCATGA
- a CDS encoding aminopeptidase produces the protein MNKDFESKLDRYAELAVKVGVNLHKGQKLLILAPIEAADFTRRIVKSAYRNGCSRVIVDWRDTPTSRIHIEEAPDETLQTLPRWEIDKFKSFVEDHDCLISLTGNDPKAFEGVDPKRLMMLSKAQGEQLDFFQKAQLTGNIHWSIIGVPTAAWATAVFPDKSDDEAIAALWEAIFAATRIDQDDPIYIWESHDQMLKEKVEKLNTYHFKTLYYKSSKTDLSINLHPDHVWIGGSQCSTIGRSYISNMPTEEVFTAALKTGVNGTVVSTKPLSAMGQIIDNFSLTFKNGKVVDFQAEKGYEALRQILEMDDGMKFIGEVALVPYDSPISRSGITFMNTLFDENASCHLALGAAYTMNIKNTEGLSKEVLNEKGVNQSNGHIDFMIGSQDLDIDGETAHGERIPVFRNGNWAI, from the coding sequence ATGAATAAAGATTTTGAGAGTAAACTTGATCGGTATGCTGAACTTGCTGTAAAAGTGGGTGTTAATCTCCACAAGGGGCAAAAACTTCTCATTCTTGCACCGATCGAAGCGGCGGATTTTACACGGAGGATTGTTAAAAGTGCTTACCGAAACGGTTGTTCCAGGGTTATCGTCGATTGGCGTGATACACCGACAAGCCGTATACATATAGAAGAAGCACCAGATGAAACCCTTCAGACACTTCCCAGGTGGGAAATCGACAAATTTAAAAGTTTCGTAGAAGATCATGATTGTCTAATCAGTCTCACCGGTAATGATCCAAAAGCCTTTGAAGGTGTGGATCCCAAACGTTTGATGATGTTATCCAAAGCTCAAGGCGAACAGCTAGACTTTTTTCAAAAGGCCCAATTAACCGGTAATATCCATTGGTCGATCATCGGTGTACCGACTGCTGCATGGGCAACTGCCGTTTTTCCTGACAAAAGTGACGACGAGGCGATTGCTGCCCTTTGGGAAGCCATATTCGCGGCGACACGTATCGATCAAGATGATCCCATCTACATCTGGGAATCTCATGATCAAATGTTAAAAGAGAAAGTCGAAAAGCTAAACACATATCATTTTAAAACCTTGTACTATAAGAGCTCTAAAACCGATCTCAGTATCAATTTACATCCTGATCATGTCTGGATCGGCGGTAGCCAATGCTCAACAATTGGCCGGTCGTATATTTCTAACATGCCGACAGAAGAAGTATTCACGGCGGCACTCAAAACCGGCGTTAATGGAACAGTGGTAAGCACGAAGCCTTTATCCGCAATGGGCCAAATAATTGATAATTTCTCACTAACATTTAAAAATGGAAAGGTCGTTGACTTTCAGGCGGAAAAAGGTTACGAAGCGCTTCGGCAAATTTTAGAAATGGATGACGGCATGAAATTTATTGGTGAAGTCGCTCTAGTTCCTTACGATTCACCGATATCACGTTCCGGCATCACTTTCATGAATACCTTATTTGATGAGAACGCCTCTTGTCATCTTGCTTTAGGCGCAGCATATACAATGAATATAAAAAACACAGAGGGGTTGTCAAAAGAAGTTCTTAATGAAAAAGGGGTCAATCAAAGCAACGGCCATATTGATTTTATGATTGGCTCTCAAGACCTGGATATTGACGGGGAAACCGCTCATGGTGAACGTATTCCTGTTTTCCGAAACGGTAATTGGGCAATATAA
- a CDS encoding ArsA family ATPase gives MLLRRQGKKEKPSSFRPRERIAFFGGKGGVGKTTCSASYAVALAEQGNRTLLVSTDPAHSAGDLLNIKAGSQPVKVTDHLWLQEISPEEASRRYMMEVKENMRGLAAPGLWKEVERQMDFAAASPGADEAALFDEMVSIILSTESEYDHVVFDTAPTGHTLRLLSLPELMGVWVEGMLARRKKTQELHRMLNHVTEIREEPKDQVYQILERRKNRFAAARKRLLNPNMTAFYFVLNPERLSIMESAKAMGLLDQYGIPIGGILVNRVLPCEAEGAFLIRMREQQQKYLQEIEKHFGHLPQLSIPLEPEEIQGLEGVRRLAVRMQNESFGIL, from the coding sequence ATGTTGTTGAGGAGACAGGGGAAAAAAGAGAAACCCTCATCATTTAGGCCCCGTGAAAGAATTGCTTTCTTCGGGGGGAAAGGGGGAGTGGGAAAAACCACTTGTTCCGCTTCCTATGCGGTGGCTCTGGCGGAGCAGGGAAATCGGACCCTTTTGGTATCGACGGATCCGGCGCATTCTGCAGGGGACCTGCTAAATATAAAAGCGGGATCACAACCGGTGAAGGTGACGGATCATCTGTGGCTCCAAGAAATAAGTCCGGAAGAAGCATCCCGCCGCTATATGATGGAAGTAAAAGAGAATATGAGAGGTTTGGCGGCTCCGGGTTTGTGGAAAGAGGTGGAGCGACAGATGGATTTTGCCGCCGCCTCTCCTGGAGCGGATGAAGCGGCTCTTTTTGATGAGATGGTATCCATTATTTTGTCCACTGAATCTGAATACGACCATGTTGTCTTTGATACAGCACCCACAGGTCATACCCTGCGCTTGTTATCCCTCCCGGAATTAATGGGAGTCTGGGTGGAGGGGATGCTGGCCCGAAGGAAGAAGACCCAAGAATTACACAGGATGTTGAATCATGTGACAGAGATACGGGAAGAGCCTAAAGATCAGGTGTATCAAATCCTGGAGAGAAGGAAAAACCGATTTGCTGCAGCACGGAAACGTCTCCTCAACCCGAATATGACTGCTTTTTATTTCGTATTGAACCCGGAACGGTTGTCCATTATGGAATCGGCCAAGGCGATGGGGCTGCTGGATCAATATGGTATCCCTATTGGGGGTATTTTGGTAAACCGGGTACTGCCCTGTGAAGCGGAGGGAGCTTTTCTCATCCGGATGCGGGAGCAACAACAGAAATATCTACAGGAAATCGAAAAGCACTTTGGTCATCTTCCCCAACTGTCGATTCCCTTGGAACCGGAGGAGATTCAGGGGTTGGAGGGGGTTCGCCGACTGGCGGTCCGAATGCAAAATGAATCATTTGGAATTCTGTGA
- a CDS encoding cory-CC-star protein, with product MMLNNQSCKDFWQQFIQFYEEMYFVPYRRTMQKEIQNEEDVFKLIAFSEMLGIPNPVSFYTLELMPFMLEEFHQWHQRMGMEKSPLEGFRCC from the coding sequence ATGATGCTGAATAATCAGTCTTGCAAAGATTTCTGGCAACAGTTCATACAGTTTTACGAAGAGATGTATTTTGTTCCTTATCGCCGCACCATGCAAAAAGAGATTCAAAATGAAGAAGATGTTTTCAAACTTATCGCCTTTTCGGAAATGTTGGGAATACCCAACCCCGTTTCTTTTTATACATTGGAACTGATGCCGTTTATGTTGGAAGAGTTTCACCAATGGCATCAACGCATGGGCATGGAAAAATCTCCTTTGGAGGGTTTCCGATGTTGTTGA